A genomic segment from Thermotoga neapolitana DSM 4359 encodes:
- the cas6 gene encoding CRISPR-associated endoribonuclease Cas6, which translates to MSLLKQVYKRTPFEEIVNSHDRIPKPYVFSVGFNKIKDISGDSIIFESPIFFNFSSSIPQMVGYLYNYIVSQDSIMNGLKVAGVDLPVPKIITSKTVTFKIMGSAVLTRAEKDRYYVLPEDNDFEEALNHSIQVRLNLSRELFETFGVRIPNFKPVKVVNKNLRKVPAKHYGGYIEAFSGTITLDGDPDVLSFLHENGLGVRTGQGFGMLKVVREWH; encoded by the coding sequence ATGTCTCTATTGAAGCAAGTGTATAAGCGTACACCGTTTGAAGAAATTGTTAATTCTCACGATCGAATACCAAAACCCTATGTCTTCAGTGTTGGTTTCAACAAAATAAAAGATATCTCCGGAGACTCGATAATCTTTGAGTCTCCTATTTTTTTTAATTTTTCTTCCTCTATTCCCCAGATGGTGGGTTATTTATATAACTACATCGTTTCGCAGGATTCAATCATGAACGGATTGAAGGTTGCAGGTGTGGATCTTCCTGTTCCAAAGATCATAACATCCAAAACGGTGACCTTTAAAATCATGGGAAGCGCTGTTTTAACAAGGGCAGAAAAGGATAGATACTACGTGTTACCTGAAGACAACGATTTTGAAGAGGCTTTGAATCATTCCATACAGGTTCGATTGAATCTTTCAAGGGAACTCTTTGAAACATTCGGTGTCAGAATACCGAACTTTAAACCGGTGAAAGTTGTGAATAAAAACCTAAGAAAAGTTCCTGCCAAACACTATGGAGGATATATAGAAGCTTTCTCTGGAACAATCACGCTTGATGGTGACCCCGATGTCTTGAGTTTCCTCCATGAAAATGGTCTTGGTGTTCGAACAGGACAGGGGTTTGGTATGCTTAAGGTGGTGAGAGAGTGGCACTAG
- a CDS encoding Cas8a1 family CRISPR/Cas system-associated protein, with product MALVIYPQGWLHNANVYGFLKVINEKSRERKISFELSDILKDDGTIVLEDKMLDELYLIDNFDNLSLPRLFVFILEETARIEGDIRKAYNYFKGNVGYYENYVAQVKEKQFMENLSKIVHYIFRKPSLEGTDRCFFCGNSLKTDEDRSILQRKQFSRILFKDFSSSEGKFPNSFWNMSNEFYLCDVCSQMALFRHFVFPKSGESIFVNVPSFKAIWYLNEAIKAYRDLSLELSVSRAISEVHLKLQRLLGIWERQNVEVIYYNSKSYRIYYMPQRVINLLLNTRISSILNSLNSIKIFEAVIYQERLNEILECEYLLLKYLFDVSSSGRSHLAENVKQYVGDVKRNAGYYMNTLPDLFQEVRSVMGVKQMVPVWRMRELGKEASQLFERTRYRLLELIRLAKKDEVYHLILKTYMANNKPFPEDLNRVFSAKDEDFKNLMFAYVSGMISGGEENE from the coding sequence GTGGCACTAGTCATATATCCTCAAGGTTGGCTTCACAATGCAAACGTTTATGGTTTTCTGAAAGTTATAAATGAAAAAAGCAGGGAAAGAAAGATCTCTTTCGAATTATCGGATATTTTAAAAGACGATGGCACGATAGTTCTGGAAGACAAAATGCTGGATGAGTTGTATCTGATCGACAATTTCGATAATTTATCACTGCCTCGATTATTTGTTTTTATCCTAGAAGAGACAGCAAGAATAGAAGGTGACATAAGAAAAGCGTATAACTACTTTAAAGGCAATGTAGGATATTACGAGAATTATGTAGCACAAGTCAAAGAAAAACAATTCATGGAAAATTTATCAAAAATTGTTCACTATATATTCAGAAAACCATCGCTGGAAGGAACCGATCGATGTTTCTTCTGTGGAAATTCCTTGAAAACAGACGAAGACAGATCGATTCTTCAGAGAAAACAGTTTTCGAGGATTCTTTTTAAGGATTTTTCATCATCAGAAGGAAAGTTCCCGAATTCATTCTGGAACATGTCCAATGAATTCTATCTCTGTGACGTTTGCTCCCAAATGGCTCTGTTCAGACATTTTGTTTTTCCAAAAAGCGGTGAGAGTATTTTCGTGAACGTTCCTTCTTTCAAAGCCATATGGTATTTGAACGAAGCAATTAAAGCATACAGAGATTTGTCTCTGGAACTTTCAGTTTCAAGGGCAATATCAGAGGTTCATTTAAAACTTCAAAGACTTCTAGGGATTTGGGAAAGACAGAACGTAGAAGTTATCTACTACAACAGCAAATCCTACAGAATTTACTACATGCCACAAAGGGTGATTAATCTTTTGCTGAACACACGGATTTCTTCCATTTTGAACTCTCTGAACAGCATAAAAATCTTTGAGGCAGTGATTTATCAGGAAAGGTTGAACGAAATTCTGGAATGTGAATATTTGCTGTTGAAATACCTTTTCGATGTCTCTTCATCGGGAAGAAGTCACCTGGCAGAGAACGTGAAACAGTATGTGGGAGATGTGAAAAGAAATGCCGGATACTACATGAATACCTTGCCTGATCTTTTCCAGGAAGTAAGGAGTGTTATGGGGGTGAAGCAAATGGTACCAGTCTGGAGGATGAGGGAACTTGGGAAAGAAGCGTCTCAACTGTTTGAGCGTACCAGGTATAGACTTCTGGAATTGATAAGGCTGGCAAAAAAAGATGAAGTTTATCATCTGATCCTGAAGACATACATGGCAAACAACAAACCTTTCCCAGAAGATTTGAACAGAGTCTTTTCGGCAAAGGATGAAGATTTCAAGAACCTGATGTTCGCTTATGTGAGTGGAATGATAAGTGGGGGTGAGGAAAATGAGTAA
- the cas7i gene encoding type I-B CRISPR-associated protein Cas7/Cst2/DevR — translation MSNPKAITATIVFESSAVNRDENIANNIQSLKKLRREDGVYTFFSRASMRHHVFNALVRKHGWKPARVAKDGDVIQFDVLEESILTSEELDFFGYMRTFESASLSRKAPVGMTKAVSLEKWEGDMAFYANHDLVQRAREIGESADPNPFSKEEHLSLYKYSVVVDLENIGKEKVIINEKQCEKLNRLFGIDLKELKEKESIANDKGTISLESVGEKSYRILVTLNDPEKQKRLKQFFDIIINGFEIHSSTESWCVSPVFIVIATTRLPVTLFNPYIKLDDGKIDVDLVAKIAEENTNVIDYRIWGVPFILKGEVDKLCKGPKDLNDWVTGVIGGKENS, via the coding sequence ATGAGTAATCCAAAGGCAATCACCGCTACAATCGTTTTCGAATCTTCTGCTGTGAACAGAGATGAAAACATAGCAAACAACATTCAATCATTAAAAAAACTTCGAAGAGAAGACGGTGTCTATACCTTCTTTTCGCGAGCCAGTATGAGACACCATGTTTTCAATGCCCTCGTGAGGAAGCATGGATGGAAACCTGCTAGAGTTGCAAAAGATGGTGACGTTATTCAGTTCGACGTGTTGGAAGAAAGCATTCTAACTTCAGAAGAACTTGACTTTTTTGGATACATGAGAACATTTGAAAGTGCCTCCCTCTCAAGAAAAGCGCCTGTTGGTATGACGAAAGCGGTTTCTCTGGAAAAATGGGAAGGAGACATGGCGTTTTATGCCAATCATGACCTGGTTCAGAGGGCGCGTGAAATCGGTGAAAGTGCTGATCCAAATCCGTTCTCCAAAGAAGAACATCTTTCACTTTACAAGTACTCTGTTGTGGTCGATCTTGAAAACATTGGCAAAGAGAAAGTCATAATCAATGAAAAACAGTGCGAAAAACTGAATAGATTATTTGGAATAGATCTGAAGGAGCTGAAAGAAAAGGAAAGCATTGCCAATGATAAAGGAACCATATCACTCGAATCTGTTGGTGAAAAGAGTTACAGGATTCTTGTAACACTCAATGATCCAGAAAAACAGAAGCGCTTGAAACAGTTCTTTGACATCATAATCAACGGTTTTGAAATCCACTCTTCAACGGAAAGCTGGTGTGTATCACCAGTGTTCATAGTAATTGCCACAACAAGACTACCGGTAACACTTTTCAATCCTTATATAAAGCTGGATGATGGGAAGATAGATGTAGATTTAGTAGCAAAAATTGCAGAAGAGAATACAAACGTTATAGATTATAGAATCTGGGGCGTTCCGTTCATTCTAAAGGGTGAGGTGGATAAACTCTGCAAAGGACCAAAAGATTTAAACGATTGGGTGACTGGTGTTATTGGAGGGAAGGAGAATTCATGA